A portion of the Candidatus Nitrosotenuis aquarius genome contains these proteins:
- a CDS encoding DoxX family protein, translating to MLTSKNTIQTNKLHEITYWGIRASVGVIFVAYGLQKFDPIWRQHLMGFGLPPELQIPVALAETIGGIALIIGVLTRITGAIFSVILVDAIFHIRWNNGFFIAQGGWDYDLALVAMTLFIIVTGAGRISIASRLKKVPSFLQ from the coding sequence ATGCTTACAAGCAAAAACACAATCCAAACCAACAAGTTACACGAGATAACTTATTGGGGAATTAGGGCTTCGGTTGGAGTCATCTTTGTTGCATACGGCCTGCAAAAATTTGATCCAATCTGGAGGCAACACCTAATGGGATTCGGCCTGCCGCCTGAACTGCAAATCCCAGTTGCGCTTGCAGAAACTATCGGCGGAATTGCACTGATCATCGGAGTGTTGACTCGAATCACAGGCGCGATATTTAGCGTAATCCTAGTTGATGCGATATTTCACATCCGGTGGAACAACGGGTTTTTCATAGCGCAAGGGGGTTGGGACTATGACCTGGCACTAGTTGCGATGACGCTGTTCATAATAGTGACTGGTGCTGGCAGAATCTCTATTGCATCTCGCCTGAAGAAGGTTCCAAGCTTTCTTCAATGA
- a CDS encoding RDD family protein codes for MIENQLIRVASWKDRFLAGLIDHAILAASVAIPLHLANYDPMMACPSLALYGYYVLAEFKYGQTLGKKILHIKTTRPDGAKISLRQSALNSIGKTFLLPIDFVVGIILVKTRKQRLFNKLSDTIVIKTEDKASQKLD; via the coding sequence ATGATAGAAAATCAGCTGATCAGAGTAGCAAGTTGGAAGGACAGATTTCTGGCAGGACTAATTGACCATGCGATTCTGGCAGCAAGTGTTGCTATTCCATTGCACTTGGCAAACTATGATCCAATGATGGCTTGCCCAAGTTTGGCGCTCTATGGATATTATGTACTGGCAGAATTCAAGTACGGCCAGACACTTGGTAAAAAAATACTGCACATCAAGACTACGCGGCCAGACGGTGCAAAAATCAGTCTAAGGCAAAGCGCACTCAACAGCATTGGCAAGACGTTTTTGCTGCCAATCGACTTTGTAGTAGGCATCATATTAGTAAAGACCAGAAAACAACGCCTCTTCAACAAGCTAAGTGACACCATAGTCATAAAGACAGAAGATAAAGCATCCCAGAAACTGGACTGA